A portion of the Paenibacillus hamazuiensis genome contains these proteins:
- a CDS encoding NUDIX hydrolase → MGKEDELLDIYDAQLNHVGIAPRGEAHAKGLWHRTFHCWIVSGSGADRELLFQLRHHEKDTFPGLLDISSAGHLLAGEEAADGARELEEELGLAVPFEQLHDCGIVAEENFLQNGLIDREFFHVFMYRFDGPLHIYRVQQDEVAGLFRVNLQSFRELLHGRTDRVMANGAVLTPEGTLLGESRSVTMADFVPHSTHYYERVLQAAEKL, encoded by the coding sequence ATGGGAAAAGAGGACGAGCTTCTTGATATTTACGATGCGCAGCTGAATCATGTGGGCATCGCCCCACGCGGCGAAGCGCACGCCAAAGGGCTGTGGCACCGGACGTTCCACTGCTGGATCGTCAGCGGTAGCGGGGCGGATCGCGAGCTGTTGTTCCAGCTTCGCCACCATGAAAAAGATACGTTTCCAGGCCTGCTGGATATTTCGTCCGCAGGTCATTTGCTTGCCGGAGAAGAGGCTGCGGACGGGGCCCGCGAGCTGGAGGAGGAACTCGGGCTTGCCGTTCCTTTTGAGCAGCTGCACGATTGCGGCATCGTTGCGGAGGAAAATTTTCTGCAGAACGGTTTGATCGACCGCGAATTTTTCCATGTGTTTATGTACCGCTTCGACGGGCCGCTGCACATCTACCGGGTTCAACAGGACGAGGTGGCCGGATTATTCCGCGTGAATTTACAGTCGTTTCGCGAGCTGCTGCACGGTCGAACCGACCGCGTCATGGCGAATGGAGCCGTATTGACACCGGAGGGTACGCTGCTCGGCGAGAGCCGCTCCGTGACGATGGCGGATTTCGTTCCGCATTCGACGCACTATTACGAGCGGGTGCTGCAAGCGGCGGAAAAGCTGTAA